Sequence from the Candidatus Dependentiae bacterium genome:
AATACCGTGAAATGTTATACTTGTACGAAGATGATGGTCTCTATCAGTTTATGGATCAAGAAAACTATGAGCAAGTTGCTTTAAATAAAAATCAACTAACCGATGTGAGTGACTTTCTAAAAGAACAAACCATATACACTATATTGTATTTTGGTGAAAAACCAATAGCAGTAAGTGCGCCCTTGTTTATGAATTTAGAAGTTAAAGAAACAACACCAGGTGTGCGTGGTGACACGGCTCAAGGTGGCGGTAGTAAGCCTGCAACATTAGAAACTGGTCTTGTAATACAAGTGCCTTTGTTTGTGTATGAAGGTGACATTATACGTGTTGATACACGTGATTCAAAGTATATTGAACGCGTAGAAAAGAAAAAGTAATTATAAACGTAACTATATTTGACAGTATCTAAGGTGGGGCTATGAAAGATGATATGCAGCGTCCAGAGGCAGAGTGTAATGATGAGCTCCTGGTTGATGATCTACCCCTTGAGGACCAACGGTCGGTAGTCTTTCATCTTTTATATGCTCTTGATACATTTGATTATCAAGTTACTTTAGAATCTATAGCAGATAACTTTGCTAAAGGCTACGGTATTATAATACCAACTACCAGTCGAGTATTTTTAGAAGCACAAGCTATAGCAGATGAACGTGAACAATTAGATTTGCTTATGATGCCACTGCTAGCTAATTGGCGATTTGATAGACTTGGTGTATGTACACGTATTATCTTGCGCTTAG
This genomic interval carries:
- the efp gene encoding elongation factor P, translating into MVLAGDLRKGAKLLYKGEPYTVIEYQHVKPGKGGAYMRTKMKNLISGLVHEETFRAEEKLETPNLEYREMLYLYEDDGLYQFMDQENYEQVALNKNQLTDVSDFLKEQTIYTILYFGEKPIAVSAPLFMNLEVKETTPGVRGDTAQGGGSKPATLETGLVIQVPLFVYEGDIIRVDTRDSKYIERVEKKK
- the nusB gene encoding transcription antitermination factor NusB — translated: MKDDMQRPEAECNDELLVDDLPLEDQRSVVFHLLYALDTFDYQVTLESIADNFAKGYGIIIPTTSRVFLEAQAIADEREQLDLLMMPLLANWRFDRLGVCTRIILRLGAWEILRTDTEPIIIINEAIELAKGFAEKDAYKFVNGVLDEIAKRHKEPASIPE